GCTGAGTGCTGCCTTGGATAAAGAGTTAGCTGCTCAAGAGAACGCAGTAAAGAAGCAGAAACCAAAGAAAAACTCTGATGCTTCTAATCCACCACCCATGAGTGTTGTTGCTCAAGAAGCATGTGATAATGTTCCGAGGAGAAAGTACGAGGATGTGTTGACTAGTAAGATTCAGCAAGTCAAAGATCTTTAAGTGTCAAATACACACTGATCAAACATTTATatcagcatatatatatatatatatatatatatatatatatatatatatatatatatatatatatatatacacacacacatacatatacatatacatagttgAATGCAAAATCCTAAAAAAGTTTGTTGAATCATTTGTTgcaaatttaaataaaaaaaagtatccATTTAATTTTCAACGGCTAATAGCCTAACCAATCACACACAGTCAGGTGACTTAGACGTTTCCCAATGCTTCCGTTAGAATCAAAACTAACGCTCTGTTAGCGTTACTTCTAACACTACATAACAGGTGTTAGAAGCGTTAAAATTGGCTAGTTTGGATTTAACGCTTTTTTGTTGCCGCGTTACAACTGGTCTTATGTGAATAACTTGTCGGTTAGAAATCGCCGAGAATCATATTTTCCTTCTTTTTAATGTTTGAAGTACACGTACTTTATCACACCAAAACCTCTATATACAAAACTGAAAAAACAGAAAAGTGTACCATAGTCAAAACACAATTTTTGTAGCAACATAGCATGAGTGAAATATACTGAATTCTGTTATGCGCATTTATCGCTAACATGAACCTATGGTCCATTCTCCTATCACGTTACCTTTATTTCCTAAACCTTTTTATTCCAATATATTTCAGGAGCTTATTAAAATCCTCTCACTCTTAACTAACTTCTTACTTTTCTAACAATGAGAAGTTCAAGATACATTGTACGGCCGAAGACGGCAACAGTTGCGATTGCGATCGCCACTATGCTAACATGTGTGATGTGTAGAGATCCGGTCCGACATCTCGTTGGTGGGAAAGATAGATGGCAACCGAATGTTAACTACACGAATTGGTCACTTCATGAGACATTTTATGTCGGCGAATGGCTTTGTAAGTATCTATGTCTCTTATTTACGTACACCCTTTTGTACAAGGGTTAAGGGTGTTGATATTTTCACCAAATTTTTCGATTATTTTATCAAACTCGTGCATTAAAAGTTTATACTATACAAAACAAAGTCGTACATAAAGGGTTGATTTATCAAAAACTCtagtgaattattattaattagtactaACATGTAGCATTATCAAAAATTTTCAGGATTAACAACAAAATTTTAGTTATTTGTTATAACGTTTCAAAAAACTACCCTagcaaaattatttattttattcattatcTTTTATTATATCTATTTAAGAAAGTGTTTTGGCTATATATTTAAAATATCGGCAGATTTCATGTACGACAAGCACTTGTTCAACGTGTTGCAAGTGAACCAAACTAGCTACGAAAACTGTACTGATCAAGGGTTCATTTACAATATAACACGAGGTGCAGGACGCGATGTGTTTGAACTTATTCGACCAAAGCCGTACTACTTCCTTTCAAGTGGAGGTTATTGTTATAACGGAATGAAAGTGGCGGTTAATGTTGTTGAATTCGTTGCTGCTCCTCAACCTGCACCAGTTCCGAGTGGTTGTACAGTAACCAAAATCAACTTACTCGTCTCATTGGTCGTGATATCTATCTGGGCTGTTTTCCTCAAAAATTGAAGAAGGATTTGAGTGGTTTAGTTAGAAGTTAACGATACTTTTGTTGGTAAAATTTGTTACtaactagttattgaaccctcgcttcgtgccggggttcgatttttaatgtattttattgcgtttagtaaaattattttgtagctaacgatgatgtcgttgaagcgcaactcgagtcgaactaaaaggtataacccgtgagagatttaaatgttattttaaataaacaatatatgtgcatctccgcgtttcgctatggaattgtctgacttttaaaaatttaacgcaaaatcaacgtgtatgaaaagtaccccaaatatttagcattttttaaaaagcgtccgttttgcgtatagctagtgacattgtgttcctaaaattatttcgagtttaacgatggtgtcggaaaaatttaactcgttgcgagcgagaagatatgacccgttaaatatttgggtgaaatttatttaagattttttatgaaaatggttatttgacact
This genomic window from Rutidosis leptorrhynchoides isolate AG116_Rl617_1_P2 chromosome 2, CSIRO_AGI_Rlap_v1, whole genome shotgun sequence contains:
- the LOC139888854 gene encoding early nodulin-like protein 20 — encoded protein: MRSSRYIVRPKTATVAIAIATMLTCVMCRDPVRHLVGGKDRWQPNVNYTNWSLHETFYVGEWLYFMYDKHLFNVLQVNQTSYENCTDQGFIYNITRGAGRDVFELIRPKPYYFLSSGGYCYNGMKVAVNVVEFVAAPQPAPVPSGCTVTKINLLVSLVVISIWAVFLKN